The DNA sequence GACGGGCGGCCCCGGACGACTCGTTCAGCGCCTCGGCGTAGCGGTCGTGGTACACCGGCGCGACGACCGAGACGCAGTCGGCCGACGCTATCTCGTCGGCGACGCGGCGGGACGCCCGGTACGGGTCGGTGTCGGGCGACCTGACCACCTCGTACCCCGACAGGGCAGCGAACTCCGCCCGGAACGTCTCGGGGATCCCGGCGGCGTCGTGTTGCTCCCAGTACTCGGCGTCCGCCGAGAGCGCCCTGTCCGTGCGTTCACAGCGCCGCAGCGTGTCGGCGACCACCTGTCCGGCGGCGGTCGCGGCCCACCTGTCGTCGGCCCGCTGGTAGACGAGTCCCCGCTCCTCCAGCCGTTTGATCGCGTCGTACACGGACGACTCGCTCGCCCCCGTCGCGTCGAGCACGGCG is a window from the Halostella salina genome containing:
- a CDS encoding helix-turn-helix transcriptional regulator, which encodes MCASFDSLQFVVGSRARQEVLSTLVADPATRSAVLDATGASESSVYDAIKRLEERGLVYQRADDRWAATAAGQVVADTLRRCERTDRALSADAEYWEQHDAAGIPETFRAEFAALSGYEVVRSPDTDPYRASRRVADEIASADCVSVVAPVYHDRYAEALNESSGAARRLVVTPDVLREVVEGDPPGPTEDAQVVTRVYDAAVAMVVSSETLLLSFPTLDGSYDPHTEVVAESEEATDWGRRLFDHVWERATEVEAYVADRYGEDALDG